Proteins from one Oncorhynchus tshawytscha isolate Ot180627B linkage group LG16, Otsh_v2.0, whole genome shotgun sequence genomic window:
- the LOC112232600 gene encoding rho-related GTP-binding protein RhoA-C: protein MAAIRKKLVIVGDGACGKTCLLIVFSKDQFPEVYVPTVFENYVADIEVDSKQVELALWDTAGQEDYDRLRPLSYPDTDVILMCFSIDSPDSLENIPEKWTPEVKHFCPNVPIILVGNKKDLRNDEHTRRELAKMKQEPVKPEEARDMANRINAFGYLECSAKTKDGVREVFEMATRAALQAKKRGKKNACLLL from the exons ATGGCTGCAATCCGTAAGAAACTGGTGATTGTTGGTGATGGTGCTTGTGGAAAGACCTGTCTGCTCatagtcttcagtaaagaccaGTTCCCTGAGGTCTACGTACCTACAGTGTTTGAGAACTATGTGGCAGATATTGAGGTGGACAGTAAGCAG GTGGAACTGGCCCTCTGGGACACAGCTGGACAGGAGGACTACGACAGACTACGGCCTCTCTCTTACCCTGACACTGACGTCATCCTCATGTGCTTTTCCATAGATAGCCCCGACAGCTTGG AGAATATCCCAGAGAAGTGGACCCCTGAAGTAAAACACTTCTGTCCAAATGTACCCATTATTCTTGTGGGTAATAAGAAGGACCTGCGGAATGACGAGCACACGCGTCGGGAGCTAGCAAAAATGAAGCAG GAACCAGTGAAGCCAGAAGAGGCCCGGGACATGGCTAACCGCATCAACGCGTTTGGCTACTTGGAGTGCTCAGCCAAGACGAAAGACGGCGTGAGGGAGGTGTTTGAGATGGCCACCAGGGCTGCGCTGCAGGCCAAGAAACGTGGAAAGAAGAATGCCTGCCTCCTGCTATAG